A genomic region of Endomicrobiales bacterium contains the following coding sequences:
- a CDS encoding nucleotidyl transferase AbiEii/AbiGii toxin family protein produces the protein MKKEIKNLPASIRGQLINKAKETNRQISEVMQYYAMERFLYRFGQSQYSKKFVLKGALMFTVWQVPDRRATLDIDFLSRHDNQVDSIIKVIKEVCREKVVNDGLKFDPETVVGHKIRENADYSGVRVKFIVFLERSRISMQIDVGFGDIVYPKPVNIDYPALLDLPAPHLKGYTTESVIGEKFEAMVKLDLLNSRMKDFYDIWIMIRQFNFKGQVLAEALRATFTHRKTTMPAHKPIFAEQIYDNNSDRQILWETFINKSGIKHVPEKLSAIAKEIEDFLIQPLDAINKGQEFDKSWKAPGPWHK, from the coding sequence ATGAAAAAAGAAATAAAAAACTTACCAGCCTCTATTCGAGGTCAACTGATAAATAAAGCCAAGGAAACTAATAGACAAATCTCTGAAGTAATGCAGTATTATGCCATGGAGCGTTTTCTTTATAGATTCGGTCAATCCCAATATTCCAAAAAGTTTGTTCTAAAAGGTGCTTTAATGTTTACGGTTTGGCAGGTTCCGGACCGCAGAGCAACTCTTGACATAGATTTTTTGTCTCGACATGATAATCAGGTAGACAGCATTATTAAGGTGATAAAAGAAGTTTGCCGCGAAAAAGTAGTCAATGATGGATTGAAATTCGATCCTGAAACTGTCGTAGGGCATAAAATAAGGGAGAATGCCGATTATTCCGGAGTAAGAGTTAAATTTATTGTTTTTCTAGAGCGTTCCAGAATATCCATGCAAATAGATGTAGGTTTTGGTGATATTGTTTATCCAAAACCAGTAAACATAGATTATCCGGCATTATTGGATCTACCCGCTCCTCACCTCAAAGGGTATACTACTGAAAGCGTTATTGGTGAAAAATTTGAAGCTATGGTTAAACTTGACCTGCTAAATAGTCGAATGAAAGATTTCTATGATATTTGGATTATGATCCGCCAGTTCAATTTTAAGGGCCAAGTATTGGCTGAAGCGCTGAGAGCTACTTTTACTCATCGCAAAACAACCATGCCTGCGCATAAACCTATATTTGCAGAACAAATATATGATAATAATTCTGATAGGCAAATACTATGGGAAACATTTATAAATAAGTCGGGTATTAAGCATGTACCGGAAAAACTGTCTGCTATAGCTAAAGAAATTGAGGATTTTCTTATTCAGCCCTTGGACGCAATAAATAAAGGCCAAGAGTTTGATAAATCATGGAAGGCTCCAGGGCCATGGCATAAGTAG
- a CDS encoding HEPN domain-containing protein, giving the protein MFHCARALIYSAGYREKSHYYLLVALRALFVGPKMLDEKLIVEFHEAMALREGADYHSEFSKEGAESVIESAREMLKKSKNILHKDI; this is encoded by the coding sequence ATGTTTCATTGTGCCCGGGCTTTAATCTATTCGGCAGGGTACAGGGAGAAAAGTCACTATTATCTACTGGTTGCATTGCGCGCGCTATTCGTAGGGCCTAAAATGCTTGATGAAAAACTAATAGTGGAATTCCATGAAGCCATGGCACTTAGAGAGGGAGCTGATTATCATTCTGAGTTTTCCAAAGAAGGCGCAGAATCTGTAATAGAATCAGCTCGTGAAATGCTAAAGAAATCGAAGAACATTTTACATAAAGATATTTGA
- a CDS encoding nucleotidyltransferase domain-containing protein — MKKNILFFTNHQKVLAFLLSHPSEQFYDRQIANLAKMSRSGTNRALIELAKVGLIEKSNRGRMNYYSVNAGSALIKQLKTVLTLSELDNLIEDIKPYARQIILFGSAAKGENRKESDYDLFVLTSEKDKVNEILLKSGMRENIQPIIVTPNDWIKTKKTNAVFYKEVLSGNILWEKQ; from the coding sequence ATGAAAAAGAATATACTCTTCTTTACCAACCATCAAAAGGTTCTCGCCTTTCTGCTCTCGCATCCTTCCGAGCAGTTTTATGACCGTCAGATAGCTAACCTGGCTAAGATGAGTCGTTCGGGAACGAATCGCGCGCTTATAGAGCTTGCGAAGGTTGGTCTCATTGAAAAGAGTAATCGGGGCAGAATGAATTACTATAGCGTCAATGCTGGATCCGCCTTAATTAAACAATTGAAAACCGTGTTAACGCTTTCAGAATTGGATAATTTAATAGAAGATATCAAACCCTATGCCAGGCAAATTATCCTATTTGGAAGCGCTGCTAAAGGTGAAAACAGGAAAGAAAGCGATTATGACTTGTTCGTCTTAACCAGCGAGAAGGATAAGGTTAATGAGATACTGTTAAAGAGCGGTATGCGTGAAAACATTCAGCCAATAATAGTGACACCGAACGATTGGATAAAAACAAAAAAGACAAATGCGGTATTTTATAAGGAAGTACTTAGCGGAAACATCCTATGGGAAAAGCAGTAA
- a CDS encoding tyrosine-type recombinase/integrase — MFCDDNGLTYSRHMKPNEYSQFIYAWHKAVKQSGLKDFRFHDLRHTFMTWDREKGADLIILKELARHKTIDMVLRYAHVGETSKKNAVERLCSKQTGTIGHTKKNGHKMVTNAEKKSIIINPDIVNMHVNSSNMRP, encoded by the coding sequence GTGTTTTGTGATGATAATGGTTTAACATATAGCAGACACATGAAGCCTAACGAATATTCTCAGTTCATTTATGCTTGGCACAAGGCAGTAAAACAATCTGGTTTGAAGGATTTTAGGTTTCACGATCTAAGGCATACTTTTATGACCTGGGATAGGGAAAAAGGCGCTGATTTGATAATACTCAAAGAATTGGCAAGGCATAAAACAATAGATATGGTATTGAGATATGCACATGTGGGAGAGACTTCCAAGAAGAATGCTGTTGAACGTTTGTGTTCAAAACAAACGGGAACAATCGGACACACGAAAAAAAATGGTCACAAAATGGTCACAAACGCAGAAAAAAAGAGTATAATTATAAATCCTGATATCGTGAATATGCATGTAAATTCAAGCAATATGCGCCCG
- a CDS encoding type IV toxin-antitoxin system AbiEi family antitoxin domain-containing protein: MSPKVKSLIKFIQQKGGAARFSAILKAGFHSDSIAMLVESGEVEKIGKGLYQLISSFPSSHPDLITASLQAPNGIICLISALSFHEATVEIPKYVNIAILRGTRANKIEYPPVRYYMFSSKAWSAGIDTHEIDGRKIKVYNLAKTVVDCFKFRNKIGIDVARAALKTAIIDKKISPNDIMHFAKICRVNSIIQPILEAML; encoded by the coding sequence ATGTCGCCAAAAGTAAAGTCGCTTATTAAATTTATTCAACAAAAAGGCGGGGCAGCCAGGTTTTCGGCTATTCTTAAGGCTGGTTTTCATTCAGACTCAATTGCTATGCTCGTAGAAAGTGGCGAGGTGGAAAAGATTGGCAAAGGGCTTTACCAGCTTATCAGTAGTTTTCCTTCATCTCATCCAGATCTTATAACCGCATCACTTCAGGCGCCGAATGGGATAATATGCCTTATTTCAGCGCTTTCATTCCATGAAGCTACTGTTGAAATCCCAAAATATGTTAATATTGCTATTCTTCGCGGAACTCGTGCAAATAAAATCGAATATCCTCCAGTAAGATATTATATGTTCTCCAGTAAAGCATGGTCGGCTGGTATCGATACCCATGAGATAGACGGTCGTAAAATAAAAGTTTATAACCTTGCAAAAACAGTTGTTGATTGTTTTAAATTTAGGAACAAGATAGGTATAGATGTCGCAAGGGCGGCCCTTAAAACGGCTATAATTGACAAAAAAATTAGTCCTAATGATATTATGCATTTCGCAAAGATTTGCCGTGTAAACAGTATAATTCAGCCTATATTGGAAGCAATGCTATGA
- a CDS encoding beta-1,6-N-acetylglucosaminyltransferase, with the protein MNILSIIVATVKIIIIPITIVIVGILISNRLENKNNWSVKWSEDFFQLFHDFNVAVEDLIYCLFSLSEITKERQLSQQEVKDFNEKINKISSDITRKEFGMRTQLCFAPSLNNRGMTTKENMTEQLISTQKEKFNFDAPSGQIRIAYFILIHRFPEQFKRLFKAIYHPENYYLIHLDKKNSLEIYDDIQNFLANFLNAYMLESENVVWGGYSMVQAELSGIKYLLDINAEWDFFINLSGQDFPLKSQDFIRDFLGKNKGNNFIKIANQAMDRPETMNRIENYFVETDTGFSGVPYKRAYLKDVISYIGGQWKILTRECCEFICNSGEVKKFEDYYLHTLIPDESFFQTVMMNTSFNGKIINDDKRAIIWIPDIGIKLRSKTLTESDTKSLIASGKIKLRPKTLTKDDIDFLLLSDNLFARKFDDNIDANILDIVETNFDLPLTSVKISNVVIVN; encoded by the coding sequence ATGAATATATTAAGTATTATTGTCGCAACTGTTAAAATTATTATCATCCCCATCACCATCGTTATTGTTGGGATATTAATATCAAATAGACTAGAAAACAAAAATAACTGGTCTGTAAAATGGAGTGAAGATTTCTTTCAGCTATTTCATGATTTCAATGTTGCTGTAGAAGATTTAATATATTGTCTGTTTAGCCTTTCCGAGATTACTAAGGAAAGGCAACTATCACAACAAGAAGTAAAAGACTTTAATGAAAAAATCAATAAAATAAGCTCTGACATCACTAGAAAAGAATTTGGCATGCGTACACAGCTTTGTTTTGCACCATCGCTAAATAATCGGGGAATGACAACAAAAGAAAATATGACCGAACAACTTATTTCAACACAAAAAGAAAAATTCAATTTTGATGCCCCAAGTGGACAAATACGGATTGCCTACTTCATTTTGATCCATCGCTTTCCCGAACAGTTTAAAAGACTTTTTAAAGCCATTTACCACCCAGAAAATTACTATTTAATCCATTTAGACAAAAAAAATAGCTTAGAAATTTATGACGACATTCAAAATTTTCTAGCGAATTTTTTAAACGCATATATGCTAGAGAGTGAGAATGTAGTTTGGGGCGGATATAGTATGGTTCAAGCTGAATTAAGTGGCATCAAATACCTTTTAGATATCAATGCTGAATGGGATTTTTTTATCAACCTTAGCGGACAAGATTTTCCGCTTAAATCCCAAGATTTTATTCGTGATTTTCTTGGTAAAAACAAGGGGAATAATTTTATCAAAATTGCAAATCAGGCTATGGATAGACCAGAAACCATGAACCGCATTGAAAATTATTTTGTAGAAACAGACACTGGGTTTTCGGGAGTTCCTTACAAAAGGGCGTATCTTAAAGATGTTATTTCCTACATTGGAGGACAATGGAAGATTTTGACAAGGGAATGTTGTGAATTCATTTGTAATAGTGGTGAGGTGAAAAAGTTTGAGGATTACTATCTTCATACGTTAATACCAGATGAATCGTTCTTTCAGACAGTGATGATGAATACCTCATTTAACGGAAAAATAATAAATGATGACAAAAGAGCTATCATTTGGATACCAGATATAGGCATTAAACTTCGCTCGAAAACCCTTACGGAGAGTGATACTAAATCTTTAATCGCAAGTGGAAAAATCAAACTACGCCCAAAAACTCTTACAAAAGACGACATTGATTTTCTTCTATTAAGCGACAATTTGTTTGCTCGAAAATTTGATGACAATATTGACGCAAACATTTTAGACATTGTAGAAACAAATTTTGATTTGCCTTTAACTTCTGTTAAAATAAGCAATGTAGTGATAGTGAACTAA